The Panicum hallii strain FIL2 chromosome 9, PHallii_v3.1, whole genome shotgun sequence genome has a window encoding:
- the LOC112872813 gene encoding putative ripening-related protein 6, translating into MARAKLAFLAAAAAVLLLLLAPSRAVARHHHRAPAVSPNKGGGTRAVMTVNGFEKGQEGGGPAACDGHYHSNGDLIAALSTGWFAGGRRCHKPIRITSAHNGRSVVARVVDECDSRHGCRTNVVDTSKAVWDALGLDTNVGVVPVTWSDA; encoded by the coding sequence ATGGCGCGCGCCAAGCTCGCgttcctggccgccgccgccgccgtcctgctgctgctgctggcgccgTCGCGCGCCGTGGCCCGGCACCACCACCGCGCCCCGGCGGTGTCGCCCAACAAAGGCGGCGGCACCCGCGCGGTGATGACGGTGAACGGGTTCGAGAAGGGCCAGGAAGGCGGCGGCCCCGCGGCGTGCGACGGGCACTACCACAGCAACGGCGACCTGATCGCGGCGCTGTCCACGGGGTGGttcgccggcgggcggcggtgccacAAGCCGATCCGCATCACCAGCGCGCACAACGGGCGCTCCGTGGTGGCCCGCGTCGTGGACGAGTGCGACTCCCGGCACGGGTGCAGGACCAACGTCGTCGACACGTCCAAGGCCGTCTGGGACGCGCTCGGGCTCGACACCAACGTCGGCGTCGTCCCCGTCACCTGGTCCGACGCCTGA